The genomic stretch CTCTTCGGTTGATTGGGAGATCACCATTTGGCACTGACTAAGCACCCGATAGTGGCGATTTAAAATCTCCATCTGTACACGGTTCGCCTCAAGAGCCTCTTGTACCAACTTGATATTGGTAATGTTCTCATGGCTAATCACAACCCGAATCGCTCCAGGCCACTGCACACGGTGCACCCGCATGTTGTACCAGCGACGCGCTTTTAGGTTGGCGCACTCATAATCAAAGACAAAACTCTCGCGCTCTCCTAAAAGAACTTGCCGAATACCGGTCTCGGCCTTTTCTTCACACTGTTCACCAGCCAGGGTACTTTGACAATATTGGAAATAGCTTTTGTCCAGGTAGGTGTCAGGCGGGGCGTGATCATTTTGAAATTGGTTCTGCTTCCACGCCTTATTGGCCTTCACAATACAGCCTTCTTCATCCAGGATCACCATTTGGGTATCACTGGCGTTAAGGATACTGTCGGTAAAGGAGATAGAGTTTTGAAGATCCTGGGTACGCCGTGAAATCTCTTTTTCCATGGGCTTTAACGTCCAACGGAACAGCACATACCACAGGATTGAACCCGTCAACAGCACCATTAAAATAGAGAACACCATCAACCGTTGTTGCAGCGCTGCCAGAGCCCCCAACATACTTTGGCGGTGGTAGGCCAGCTGCAAGATCAACCCATTTTCATCAAACAGAACTTTTTTCTCACCCATAAGGGCATTGGCATCATGGGTACTATGCTGTTGTTTATAGAGTTGACGGCCATTGAGAAAATGGGCCTTTAGCAATGAGATATCCGGGTGTTTTTGGTGCCAACGGTCCAGAAGCTGGGTGGCTTCCACATAATCATGGCGCAGCATGGCATCGGTCAGAAAATCTCCAATCAACTCCAACTCAGATTGAACCCGCTGAAGCTCATTTTCACTCAGATGGTCTTTTTGCTCTTGATAAATAAAATAGGAAAACGACCCCACAACCAGGGACAACACCAAAATAATGGTGCTGAATAATGAGCGCTGTTTGGTATTAAAGGAGGCGCGCATCAGGGTTCTTTAAGGGCAGGAAGAACCTGATCAAGAATTTTACGGTGCAAATCATAATCCGTATCCTTAACAGGAACAAAAGCCGACAGTTTACGGTTGATGCTTTTTAGCACCTCTCCACCTTTTTCAGTGGTATGCAAGGTTTGCAGAGCATCCCGTATACGCTGTTGCAACCCCTTAGACATGGTTGAACGGGCGACAAAAACATGGGTGGAGAGCATGGGGGAGTGTGCCAGTAGACGGATATCTAGGTGCATATGTTCACGGAACACCTCCTCAGCCACCGCACCAGCATCAAACACCCCAAACTGCACACCGTGGAGAACATTTTCATGATTACGCAAATGTTTATGCAAACCAAGCTGTGCTAACCCAACCCCACGTTGCATCATCATATACAAAGGCACCTGGGTACTTAGGGTGGAGTTAATATTACCGAAGGCCACCTTCTTACCCTTAAGCTGCTTTAAACTGGAGATATCACTGTTATTGGCTGTAAAGATTACCGCTCTAAAATAGGGACTGCCCTCAAAGGCGTAACGGGCTAACAATGGCTTTTTGCCATAGGTATCGCCAATGGTGACATAGGGGCTACCCCCTAAAAAAGCAATATCCAGTTCATCCCTACCTGTACGTTCAATATGCTCTTGGTAGTTACGAGCAATCTCCAGTCGGACAGGCTGGCCCAACTGCTCACCAAGATAGCGTGCCAGGGGGGTATACTTTTCTAAAAGATTTTTGGCGCTGAGATAAGGCATAAAGCCTAATGTCAGAGTTTTTGGATCCTGCGCATGCACGGGTGAAACCAGGAACATTAGCAGCACAGCATAAACAGCAGGTTTCCAGAACTTGGTCATGATAGCCTCATTACATAAACATGCGAATTATGACACTCTACACCAAATATCCTGTTGTTTCAGCACTCTTTTTTTATCTTCCAAAGGTCCATAGATCGATATTATTAAAATGATGATCCCGGCTGCTGAAGAAATGCCTGTTCTTCAGCACTACTTGCCCGCCCTAAAAGCGCATTACGGTGAGGGAAACGACCAAAGCGTGCAATGATATCATGATGCTGCTGGGCAAATGAGAAAGTACGAGGATTTTCAACCGTAGCAAATAGAATAAGGCCCTGTTTTTGTATAAGTAAAGACTCACTATGCATATAAGGCATATAGATAAATGTACGCTGCGCATGGGGGAAGCTATCCGCAATCCCCTCATGAATGGCTTGCTGAGCCAAAAAAAGCGCAAGGGCATCGTAAGCAAAGGATTGCGGCGAACCTCGAAACATATTTCGAGAAAACTGATCCAGTAGAATAATTTGTGCCAACCACCCTGCAGGTTGATCCCGCCAAGCCACGAGCTCCCCTGCTACCAGTTGCTCATGAGCGGGCATAAAGTCTGTCACAATCTGTTGATCCAACGGCTCTGATTTTCGGAACCAATCTACAGGCTTTAGCGTTTCAAACCAAAAGGTAAGTATATCCTCAGCTCGCATAACCCTCTCCATCTGCTATCTGGTCTGTAATGAGTTTTAGAGCCCTAACAGCCGCCAGGGTTGCACCGCCCCTTTGCAATCCCCCACTTATTCCCCCCTGTTTTGACTGAAACGGGGCACCCTAAGCAAAAAAGAGAGAATGATATCCCGATGCACCGAGCTACTTCGTTGCATCGGGGTGCGGTATCGTTGCTGCTGCAGGCCCCTTCTTACCGGATTAAGCGCGGAACCCTTAATTGAGCTACTGACTTAAAATCTTCATGTTCATAGCTTCTGTAGCGACACGACCCTATTTGCTGGGAAAAAAGGGTGCGAACACAAGCATCTTGCCTGGTTTATCGGAAAAAACCTCCCTTACCTTACAGACAATCTACCGCCAAACAACACGTTTACCCATTAACCTTCAACACCTTACCACAAGAAGGACAGTTGGCGTGGAGTTTGCGCTTTTATCTTTGGGCCCAGCCTGCCTGTTACCTAAGGGCAGTATAAAGGTCCTCGATTGCCCCCTTTTTAAGAGGTAAAGGCCGATGATGCGCCGACAAAAAACATGGAACCGCCCCCTACTGGTCCTAATCGGGCTGCTGCTTTTAATGGTTGGTTGCAGCAGCCAGACCAAAGATCTCAATCCTCAGGAGATCGCTCAAAGGGCACGTTCAGACCATAAGTTTGTCCAAGCACAAAGAGATCACCGCCCCACCTCCGTCACGCTCTATGGGGCGATGGCCAAGGCTGTACAAGCCAACCAAGCGCTGCGTATTCAAGCCTACGAGACATCTTTGGCTCTACAGCAAAAAGCGCTAACCCGGCAGGCCATGCTACCTCAGCTATTGCTTGATGCAGGCTATAACAGCCGAGATAATGATCCTTCAAGCTACAATGAAGGGGCCTCTGCGGCATCCATATCTCGTGAAAAATCCACCTTCCAGGGGGATATTACCCTGGCATGGAATGCTTTGGACTTTGGCCTGAGCTATTTAGAGACCAAACAGCAGGCCAATACGCTATTCATTAAACGTCAACAACGTCGTAAAGCGGTACAGAACCTTTTAGAAGAGGTTCGTGAAGCCTACTGGAATGCCGTGCTGGCCGACCGTCTGTTGCCCCATGTCACCAGCACCATTCAAGCCCTTAATCAACAGCTACTTTTGTTGCAACAGGCCGAACGCCAAGGTGAAGCCCCGCCAGTACAGCTATTAAAAAAACAACGGGCACTGTTGGACCATTTAGAACAGTTAAATGCCAGCCATAATGAGCTGGCTCGAGCCAAACTGGCACTGGCCAACCTTATGCACTTGGCACCCGGCACGCCTTATCAAACCCGCATTCACAATGGTGAGTTTTTAGATGGTTCTGTTGTCCGCTTACCCGCTGAGGTGTTAGAGGCCTTTGCCCTGGCCAACCGCCCAGAGCTACGGGAAGATGATTACCGCCAACGCATCAATAACCTGGAAGTGCGTAAAGCCATGGTTAAGATGCTGCCGGGCATTCAGTTGACGGCAGGAGGCCACCACGATAGCAACCGCTATTTGATCAATAATTCCTGGTTAGATGCTGGCTTGAACTTATCCTGGAACATGCTGACCTGGGGGCATGATGGCCACCCGATCACCATCGCTCAAATGGAGCGTGAACTGGCTGATGCCCAACATCTCACACGCGCGGTAACCATATTGGCGCAACTTCATATGTCGCTAGACGGCTTTTTAGCTGCCACAGCAGATTATGATGTCACCCAACAGATCCATCAGGTTATGCAACGCATGGCCAACCATTTAACGGTACAGCGTAAAAGCTATAAACTCAGTAGCTATGAAGAGCTGATTTCCCGCGCACAGACCGTCACATCTGCCCACCGATTGGGACGAACCTTTACCCAGTCTCAAGCAAGCATGGGACGCATTTACCGCTCACTGGGGGTAGATTTACTGCCGAAAAACTGGGAACAGGCCATCACTCATGAAAACCGCTTAGCGGCCTTCATTGATCAGGGGCACCGAGCTGGACGCTATAACCTGCACCGTTTAGCCAGCCAACAACGTATGGTTGCCGCCCGGCCACCCGCACAAATCAAGGTACCCATCCGCCGCTCCCCTATCCCCAAAGCAGCACGAACAACAGCTGGGCAAGCTGTTGTGATTGATCCAAACGCCTTTTTACACGGGCCGTCTACATCAAGCGTTTTTGATGGCACAGCCATCCCCTGAGAGGACCTTTCATACACACCTTTTCAGCCATGACACATCTTGGAACAGGCTCACCCCTGTTCCGAGAAGATGTCGGCTAAAAGAGAGCAGGTAAAGACCTTACGGGGCATAGCCCAACCATGGTGTGGTCAAGTCGCTGAACACAGCTCCCGACTCAACCCTTATGCAGGGGGATCACCAGCTTTAACTGAGGGGGGGGGAGTGGCACGGTGTACACCAGAATTCACGAACAGAAGATCCCATCGCTCAAAGTGAACGACAAACATGGCCACCACCTCACGGCTAAGCCACACCAGAAGTGCCGCATGGTAACGCTGTAACGTAGGCTAAAACGGTGGAAACCAATGTTTGTAGAAGAAACAGTCAACAGGCGCGCACCGCTTACACCCTGTACAGACCGGTACGCTCAGGCTACCGCATCATGTTTTATAGCTGGCGCAATCTGTATAGAATAGACAGAACATGTTGCCTGGGCAGACCAACCCAGCTCATAACACCGCAGCATCTTCCAACAGCCACCCTACCCGCTTTTTGAAAAAGGCATGCCCAGCCTGGATGATCCCACCCCTACCCATGTTTATACCCGCATCATGATCTGTTAAAGACAAGACACCCCTCTCTTTACCCAGCATGCTGAATCAACATGTGATGCGTTCTTCCAAGGCAAGCGCCGCCTCAGTTTAACCTTGAAGAGGTGCCCGCATAGAGGACTGTCATCTGTTTGGGTAATCTGATGTGGGGTCGCTGTGGCTAGCGCTGCGGCTCTGTTTACACGCTTAAGCTGTTCTTTGGGTATATCGCTGATAACCATAGAGACGGTTGATATAAAAGACCCGTTCCGCATCCTTGGCACTACAGGCCTCTGAAAGTGCCCTTTGTACAGCCATGAGCTCCTGCGTCACGACACAGTCTGGAAAGGTGCATACTTCACACTTCTGCTCCACCAGATTTTGAGTACAACTGGTATCAGGCAATTGTGCGTTTAATGTATGCAGGATATCTAAACAGGAAGAACGACCTGCGGCCTCCAAAGAGAGTTCATACAAAGCGTGGCGCATCAAACGAATAATGGATGCTTCTTTCATGCAGATTTTAGACATGACGACCTCCATGATCGTCTGACAACGGCCGCTCTGTCCTCTATGCACAGCGTACGTTTACCTCTAACAGGGCCAACCGTACCCGCCCAGGCACCGCACACCCCACACCCATTACTACGTATTAATACGTAGTAATGGGTGTAAATATACGCATTTTATGGTTGAGATCAAGGAAAATCCCCTTTAGACCAACCCACGTGTCGTTACGCTGAGAGTAAGCGCAGAACCGTTAAAGCGGCAGAGCGGGGACTGGCACCCCCCTCCTCTTCCGCAGCCAACACCGCCCCCACACAGCTTGGGCAGCCCTGTTTACAGTCACAGCGCTGCACCAGTGCCAAGGCATCCTGCACAATCTGTTCAGCCAAACCATAAAGGGGCTCCGTAAAACCAATACCACCTGGATAGCTATCATACAAAAACAGGGTTGGTTCAAAGTTGCCCGTTAAATTTTCTGGTTTAAGGGGCTGCCCATCGGCATCTCGCAAAGCACCACGACGGTTGGGGTCCTGGGTTGCTGACCAGCCAGCCTGGCCATCCCCCACCGCACGCCCCAAATCACCCCGCTCCGCCATAATACGTACGGCTGCGACCGTATGCAGTGCGTATGAAGCACCCAAAAAACCACTCAGCGCTTGCCAGCGATCTTGAAAGGCCTGCTCCAAGGCATTCGCCTGTATGCGCCACCATAACGAGGTGGTATGCATCTCAGAATCCGGTAAATGGATATGTCCAAACCCCACATTTTCATGGGTGTAATAACGAATCTTTTTAAATCCAGCCACCCGCCGGACCAAATGAACTTCACCATGCCCCTTTTCTGCCGCCTGCCCCTGTTCCCCCTCAAACTGATCAAGAATTTTCAGTTTGGTATAATCGATGGCATCGGTGTAATAATCGGCCTTGGTCTTTTTAACAAAGGCTTTACGTCCATCCCAATCCAGACGTTCAACTTGGTAGGGCGTTGCCTGGATCATATATATGGCATTTTCATACAGGGTCATCGGGGCCGCACTGTAATCCACCTCCGCCACCACCCTCTGTCCACCATCGGTTATATCTATAACCACAAAGTTACCATCGGAAACCGAGCGTAAACTCACCGCATTGGCTGGATAGCTATCATCATTCCAATGCCACTGGTTGCCTTCATGGTGGAGCACCCCTTCCTCTTGCAGATAACCGAGCAGCTCTACCAGAGCCTCGCCACCAAACACCTCGCCATCTTTAAAAGGTAGTTCAAATGCAGCACACCGCACATGATCCAATAAAATCAACAACTGATCTGGTGCTATACGGGCTTGTTCAGGCGAGGCCTCTGCAAAAAAATCGGGATGACGGACAATAAATTGATCCAAGGCATCACTGGCCCCCACAAGCACCCCCAAAGCAGCTTGGTTACGCCGCCCAGCACGCCCTAAACGCTGCCAGGTTGCGGCAATAGACCCTGGGTATCCATTCAACACGCAGCAGTCTAAATCTCCAATATCCACACCCAACTCCAGGGCCGAAGTCGCCACGACACAGTTCACATCCCCCTCCCGCAGCTTACGCTCTACGCTACGGCGTTCCGTGGGCAGGTACCCCCCCCGGTAGGCGGCGATACGCTCGGGTCGGCGAGGATCTTTATCAAAAATATCTTTTAAATATTTAGTGATCACCTCAACCATGAGACGGGTACGGGTAAATACAATGGATTTCACGCCATGATCTACCGCCATATGGGCCAGCTGGGTGCTCTGAGAACGGGCTGACGCACGAATACCCAAATCTTCATTCACCACCGGGGGGTTCCACAACATGATGGTTTTTTCCCCGGCAGGTGCCCCACTCTCCGTAATGGCCGTAACCGGCTCTTCTAACAACCGTTCCGCCAACGCCTTAGGGTTGGCGATGGTGGCACTGCACAGAATAAATTGAGGCTTTACCCGATAAAAGGCACAGATCCGCTTAAGCCTGCGTAAGACATTGGCCATATGAGAGCCAAACACCCCCCGGTAGGTATGGGTCTCATCAATAACAATGTAGGCTAAATTTTCAAAAAACTGCGCCCATTTTGTATGGTGAGGCAACACCCCTTGATGCAGCATATCGGGGTTGGAGATCACAATATCCCCTTTGGTCCGCACCGCTTTACGGGCATCGGCAGGCGTATCACCATCAAAAGTAAAGACCTTAACCCCTAACGCCTGCTGACGGTTCAGCTCATGCAGCTCAGCCAACTGATCTTGGGCCAACGCCTTGGTGGGGAATAGGTAGAGTGCTTTGGACTTTTTTTGCCGAGCTGCTTGCAAAACCGGCAAATTATAACAGAGTGTTTTGCCCGATGCGGTTGGTGTTACCACCACCACATGCTCTCCTGCGGCCACCGCATCCCAACTTGCCCGCTGATGACTGTAAAGTTGCTCAACCCCTCGTCCCTGCAGAGCACGCACGATCTCCCCATCCAAAGCCTCAGGAAAAGGGGCATACACAGCCTCCTTAGCTGGAACTTGCACTTCTCCAGTAATCCGCTGTCCATAACCTTTTCTAAGGCGCGCAATCAGCTCATGCACGCCACCCCGGTCAGCCGAGGGGATGGTTGGCGCCATACCAGGATGGGGGCGAGGGTTGGATTTCACAGCGGGCATACTCCATAAGACTTAAATAGAAAGGAGGAGGTCCTACCCCCATAGTTTAGGGGGATCTTTCTGCTTTTGTATAGCCGCAGCATCCCATGAACCACGGTATACTTTTGCAGGATACGCACAATCACACCAAATTTAATACATACTTTGATTTCAGCAATAAAGAGACAAAATGCAACATTTCACACCCTGATATGCGGTTCATTGCGCATAAGTCTTTTTTACACACAAATCCAGGCATATAATTTGCTATTATTCCATGTGGTTTCCTATTTTTTGTAAGAAGGGACCATTTAACTAATACTTTTTGGTGGGCATTCAAGGTGGTTTCCACCATAATTCAGGGTCACCCCTTCATCTGGATTCAAGGGGTAAACAGATGTTTCACAGGCACGTTTAAATAGTGGTTTAACGAAATACGATGAACGTTCAGACCTTCTTTCACAAAGAAGATTGGCCCGATACGCTCACGCCCTTCACCATCATGAAGGGGGTCGTTCGTTATATTCTGCTGCTTAGTGTCGTCATCAATCTGTTAGGGCTTGCCCTTCCTTTGACGCTTTTGCAGGTGTATGACCGCATTTTGCCGAATGAAGCGCACAGCACCTTGCAGATGCTTATTCTGCTGGTTATTGGTGCTGTTGTTATTGAAAGCACACTGAAAACCATCCGTACCTATATTGGTGGCTGGGTTGGAGCCCGCTTTGAGCACCGCTCTAACTATTTAGCCCTGGAGCGTATGCTCTACACCAATTTGGCCAGCTTTGAAAAAGCAGGATCAGGTGAACACCTGGAACGTATGGAGGGACTTGGTACCATCAAGGACTTCTATGCCGGTCAAGCTATGCAGGTCTATTTGGATCTGCTGTTTGTTCCGATCTTTCTCTTTTTTATCTGGCACATCGGTAGCTGGATGGTGTTTGTCACCATCATTACCTTCATTATGTTTGTTGTGGCTGCAGGTTGGGTCGGTGACAAACTGAAAAAAGCGGTTAAACAGCGCTCGGTCGCTGATGAACGTCGCCTAAACTTTATCATTGAAGTGCTCACCGGCATGCACTCTGTTAAAGGCATGGCCATGGAAGCCCAGATGTTGCGCCGCTACGAGCGTTTGCAAGAGGGCTGCGCCAACAATGCCAAACAGGTGGTTTTGGAGAGTAACAGCGCCCAGGGTCTTGGTAGCTTCTACGCCCAGCTCAACACCATTATGATTGCCGCGGTTGGCTCTACTTTGGTTATTGACCATCAACTCACCATTGGTGGCTTGGCCGCCTGTACCATGCTCTCAGGCCGTGCCATGGGCCCCCTACAACAGGCCGTAGGCATTTGGGCACGCTGGCAAACCATCCGCCTTGCCAAAGAGCGCATGCAGGAAATTTTTCAGTTAGAGCCTGAAATCCATGACAACATGGAGGAGTGCCCAGAGATCCAAGGCAAGCTGGAGCTAAAAAATGTTAGCTACCAGTTTGATCCCGACCATCCACCAATTTTACATGACCTTAATTTGGTGGTGGAACCGGGTGAGATCATTGCCGTACGTGGGGATAACGGTAGTGGAAAAACCTCCCTGCTATGGCTCATGATGGGTGCCCTGCGGGCCTCGGAAGGTGAAGTCTATCTGGACGATGTCCCGATCCGCATTTATGACCCTAAATCCATGCGGGACAAAGTATCCTACCTGCCCCAGTCCGGTGTTCTGTTCCAAGGCACTTTGCTGGAAAATATCACCATGTTCCGAGAAGAGCTTTATGATGCTGCTCTGGAAGTGGTGGAGTTAATGCAGCTGGAAGAGGTCATCTCCAGCATGCCCAAAGGGATTGAAACGCAGATTGATGATGGATCCAAGGAATCTCTTCCTAAAGGAATTCGTCAACGGATCTGCATTGCCCGCGCACTACTGGAAAAGCCTAAACTCATTCTCTTTGATGAGGCAAATGCTGCCATTGATGGTGCTGGTGATGAACAGCTGAAATCCACCCTTGAGGGCATGCGCGGCGATGCCACCATGATTTTGGTGACCGTGCGCCCCTCACTATACAAAATTGCTGATCGTGTGTATGACCTGAAAGAGGGCACCTTAACCCTCGCCCCTCCACCGCCCCCTCGTGGTGGCGCGCCAGGTGGTGGTGCACCGGCCCCCGCACCCTCAGGTACAGCACCGGCAGCACCGGCAGCACCGGCAGCACCGGCAGCACCGGCAGCACCTAAACCTGCGGCACCGGCAGCACCTAAACCTGCGGCACCGGCAGCGCCTAAACCTGCGGCACCGGCAGTGCCTAAACCTGCGGCACCGGCAGCGCCTAAACCTGCGGCACCGGCAGCGCCTAAACCTGCGGCACCAGCGGCGCCCAAAGCACCAACCCCACCCTCGGGCTCTCCTGCCGTCGATGCCGTTGCCAAAGCAGCACAAGCGGATATGAAACGCCGTGCCGAGGCCAGAGCTCGGGCACGTGCCGAAAAAGAAGCCAAAGAAAGAGCTCGTGCGGAGTTATTAAAACGTCGTAAAGCTGAAGCTGAGAATAAGGAAAAACGGGAAGCAGAAGCTGAGCTCAAACGCTTGGATGCCATGAAACAGGCCGCCATGCGCCAAGCTGCTATGCGCCGTGCACGCCAGGAAAATGCACAGCAGGAGTCGGAAGGCGAAACCACCACTCTCGCTAAGACCAAGCACCCGCATGGACATCGCCCTACCCGTCCGGATGATGACGGGGGACCCGATCGTCCAGGTGGCGGTGGTGGACGCCGCAGACCCAATCGTCGCCGTCGTAAAGATGGTCAAGGAAAAGCGGGAAGCACTCATGGTAAACCCGGTTCAACTCAAGCTCAGTTGACGGATACACTACCAGATCAGCCCGCCACCCTTCGCCGTCCAAAGCGAGGACAAAAGGCTGGAAGCACACAGCAGCAAGGTGTCCGCAAGCCCAATGCCCGCCGAAAAAAAGCGAGCCAGGACGGGAGTGGGGGTGATGCATGAGTGTTGAGATCAAAGCCCTAGAAATCCCCAAAGTTACCGGTATTCTGGCAGAATTTGCGCAGGCATCGGACTTTGGTGCCTGCATGATCCCACTTCTATCGGCATTGAACTGGCGTGGTGACATGCGCCACGTAGCGGAATCTCTGCCGCACTTTGTGGAAACACTGGACCTGACCGGTTTCCGAAATATGATGGCCCACCTTAACTATCGCAGTGAAGATATTCGCATGCCGATGGATGAGGTGGATGAACGTCTCTATCCTTTTCTCTACGTCCCGGATAAACGGGGTGCCTTTGTTGTCATGGGCCGCAATGAGGATGGGACTTTCGATGTCTATGACGGTGAAGTAGACCAACGTTTTGAGGATTGGACAAAAACCGACGTTAAAGGCCGAGCCTTCTTCTTTCAGCCTATGGATGTGGAGGAGGTTCAGCAGACTCAGGCCCGATTGGGCTGGTTCCGCATGGTCATGGAACGTTTTAGAACGTTCTCCTACTATATTTTGGCCATCACCTTTGTGATCACCCTGCTCCAAGTGGTGACACCACTTTATGTGATGCAAGTTTATGACAGGGTGGTGGGGTCAGAGTCTATGACCACCTTGGCCTTTTTGCTGGCTGGGGCATTAGCAGCACTCTTTTTTGATTGGTTTTTCAGAAACATGCGCGCCACGATGCTGGGCTATGTCGGCGCACGTTTGGATAACATTATTGGTAATGCCGTTTTCCAACGCATTCTATACCTGCTGCCAGCTTATACAGAGCGCGCCACCATTGGCTCCCAGGTTGCCCGCATTCGCGACTTTGAATCGATCCGTGAATTCTTCACCGGCGCCTTGGTTATCGTCTTTTTAGAGCTTCCATTTACCGCTGTTTTCTTATTGGTCATTGCCTCGCTAGCAGGCCCCTTAGCGTTTGTGCCCATGGTCACCATGGTGCTGTTTGTATTGCTGTGGATAACCATGACCCCGCTGGTCAATAACTCGGGGGCAACCGCCCGTCGTTGGAGCTCACAAAAGCAGTCTTTTATTGTAGAAGCCCTCAACTCTATGCGGGCCATTAAATACTGCCGAGCTGAAGATATTTGGCTGGACCGCTTCCGGGAACTCTCCGCTAAAACGGCCCAATCGAACTTCAAGACCGCGTTTATCAATGCGGTGGTGCAGTCACTGGGTCAGGCTTTTATTGTGGGTTCTGGCCTGGGTACCATTGCATGGGGCGTATTGCGGGTCTTAAGTGGCGACATGACGGTGGGTGCCCTGGTTGCCTGTATGGTTCTGGTATGGCGGGTTTTAACCCCCATGCAAGCACTATT from Magnetococcus sp. PR-3 encodes the following:
- a CDS encoding peptidase domain-containing ABC transporter translates to MSVEIKALEIPKVTGILAEFAQASDFGACMIPLLSALNWRGDMRHVAESLPHFVETLDLTGFRNMMAHLNYRSEDIRMPMDEVDERLYPFLYVPDKRGAFVVMGRNEDGTFDVYDGEVDQRFEDWTKTDVKGRAFFFQPMDVEEVQQTQARLGWFRMVMERFRTFSYYILAITFVITLLQVVTPLYVMQVYDRVVGSESMTTLAFLLAGALAALFFDWFFRNMRATMLGYVGARLDNIIGNAVFQRILYLLPAYTERATIGSQVARIRDFESIREFFTGALVIVFLELPFTAVFLLVIASLAGPLAFVPMVTMVLFVLLWITMTPLVNNSGATARRWSSQKQSFIVEALNSMRAIKYCRAEDIWLDRFRELSAKTAQSNFKTAFINAVVQSLGQAFIVGSGLGTIAWGVLRVLSGDMTVGALVACMVLVWRVLTPMQALFTAMTRLEAIRSSVAQVNNLMNVKPEREPHAPIKKIAQFKGDVTFSRVSIRYSQEADPALVGVTFEAKAGECIVVVGGNGSGKSTLVKLIAGIYSPQAGGIFIDGRDTRQLDAIELRQAIAYVPQTVNLFHGTIAQNLRLAHPTASQEELEEACSKATVLEEIEAMPKGWWTRIGDSRSAQLSSGFIQKISLARAYLKQAPVILFDEPANALDWDADDAFQNVVKELKGKSTIFIVTHSPRHRRLADQLLYLERGYLQLAGPAEEVEARLPKGLI